The Polymorphobacter megasporae genome window below encodes:
- a CDS encoding ATP-binding protein, producing the protein MVAALLAILPLPVAGWIGYIAPMTDPLIRIADALDRLVPPLPVPADPAVGDAFVFDGGVLRAVAPPPAQPLARFAGVDAQRDALLANTRRHAAGAAAHDVLLWGARGMGKSSLVRAVHAAVVAEATGPALALIQVARDDLTGLPGLFRVLGLTSRRFIVYADDVSFEADERQYKALRSILDGGIEARPDNVRLAVTSNRRHLVAREHADTEAASAINARDVIDDRLALADRFGLSLGFHNCDQITYLAIVAGYAAAHGLAFTDAEALEWAVGRGHRSGRVAWQFVIELAGRANRAIAM; encoded by the coding sequence ATGGTCGCGGCGCTGCTGGCGATCCTGCCCCTCCCCGTTGCGGGGTGGATCGGGTACATCGCGCCGATGACCGACCCCCTCATCCGCATCGCCGACGCGCTCGATCGCCTTGTGCCGCCGCTCCCCGTGCCCGCCGATCCCGCGGTTGGCGATGCCTTCGTCTTCGACGGCGGCGTTCTGCGCGCGGTCGCCCCGCCGCCGGCCCAGCCGCTCGCTCGTTTTGCCGGGGTCGACGCCCAGCGCGATGCCCTGCTCGCCAACACCCGGCGCCACGCCGCCGGAGCAGCCGCGCACGACGTCCTGCTGTGGGGCGCGCGCGGGATGGGCAAAAGCTCGCTCGTTCGCGCGGTCCATGCGGCGGTGGTTGCCGAGGCGACTGGGCCGGCGCTCGCGCTGATCCAGGTCGCGCGCGACGATCTGACCGGCCTGCCCGGCCTGTTCCGCGTGCTCGGACTAACCTCCCGCCGCTTCATCGTCTATGCCGACGACGTCTCGTTCGAGGCCGACGAGCGCCAGTACAAGGCGCTGCGATCGATCCTCGACGGCGGGATCGAGGCACGACCCGATAACGTCCGGCTTGCCGTCACGTCGAACCGGCGGCACCTCGTGGCGCGCGAGCACGCCGATACCGAGGCGGCGAGCGCGATCAACGCGCGCGACGTCATCGACGACCGGCTCGCGCTCGCCGATCGCTTCGGGCTCAGCCTCGGGTTTCACAACTGCGACCAGATTACATATCTGGCGATCGTCGCGGGCTATGCAGCCGCGCATGGTCTCGCCTTCACCGACGCCGAGGCGCTCGAATGGGCGGTGGGGCGCGGCCACCGCTCGGGCCGGGTCGCGTGGCAGTTCGTCATCGAACTGGCGGGGCGCGCCAATCGCGCTATCGCGATGTGA
- a CDS encoding endonuclease domain-containing protein, translating into MSGVPRNVDTARRLRRDMSLPEVLLWQELRLRPGGLKFRRQHAVGEYVLDFYCSAARLAIEIDGRSHDHADRPQRDISRDAWLATQGLRCIRIPAAAVLSDASGVASWLSAQAVSPFNRPSTIARAMVPLPEGGEDQGSQSCR; encoded by the coding sequence ATGAGCGGCGTTCCGCGCAACGTCGACACGGCCCGCCGGCTGCGCCGCGACATGAGCCTTCCCGAAGTCCTGCTCTGGCAGGAACTCCGTCTGCGGCCGGGTGGGCTGAAGTTTCGCCGCCAGCATGCGGTAGGTGAGTACGTGCTCGACTTTTATTGTTCAGCCGCGCGGCTGGCTATCGAGATCGATGGTCGCTCGCACGACCATGCCGATCGGCCGCAGCGCGATATCTCCCGCGATGCATGGCTCGCAACGCAAGGCTTGCGCTGTATCAGGATTCCCGCCGCAGCGGTTTTGAGCGACGCTTCCGGTGTTGCCTCGTGGCTGAGCGCGCAAGCAGTGAGCCCGTTCAACCGCCCCTCCACCATCGCAAGGGCGATGGTCCCCCTCCCCGAAGGCGGGGAGGATCAAGGAAGCCAGTCATGCCGTTGA
- a CDS encoding response regulator, protein MSEHSVNIIMIEDDEGHARLIEKNIRRAGIANAIRHFVDGTTALDYLFHAPDGPANNGPALILLDLNLPDMSGIDILGKIKADPRLKRTPVVVLTTTDDKQEIQRCYDLGANVYITKPVNYENFARAIQQLGLFLSVIQVPEVGDDA, encoded by the coding sequence ATGAGCGAACATAGCGTCAACATCATCATGATCGAGGATGATGAAGGTCATGCCCGGCTGATCGAAAAGAATATCCGCCGCGCCGGCATCGCCAATGCGATCCGTCATTTCGTCGACGGCACGACCGCGCTCGACTATCTGTTCCACGCCCCCGACGGCCCGGCGAACAACGGCCCGGCGCTGATCCTGCTCGATCTCAACCTGCCCGACATGAGCGGCATCGACATCCTCGGCAAGATCAAGGCCGATCCGCGGCTCAAGCGGACGCCGGTCGTCGTGCTGACCACGACCGACGACAAGCAGGAAATCCAGCGCTGCTACGATCTCGGTGCGAACGTCTACATCACCAAGCCGGTCAACTACGAGAATTTCGCCCGGGCGATACAGCAGCTCGGCTTGTTCCTGTCGGTCATCCAAGTGCCCGAGGTCGGCGACGACGCGTGA
- the secF gene encoding protein translocase subunit SecF, with translation MPLKIVPDNTNIGFVKLRYFAFALTLLLTLGSIGLLATRGLNLGVDFVGGLTMEVAFPVAPPLDRLRGEVRGLGVGDVSLQEFGSPKNILIRLPLPPGDQTAVQKVVAKVQSDLKGKYGNVSFRRTESVSGKVSQELIHKGALAVLLSMAAVALFTWFRFEWHFGVSTVVALVHDVTVTLGFFALTHLEFDLNVVAAILTIIGYSLNDKVVIDDRIRENLRKYRQMDIGPIIDLSVNETLPRTVMTSLAMITALTAMLLLGPDVIFGFTAAMLLGIVVGTYSSIFVSSSLLIALGVKPKIEPLAKKAGPSINVERARR, from the coding sequence ATGCCGTTGAAGATCGTTCCTGACAACACCAACATCGGCTTCGTCAAGCTTCGCTACTTCGCGTTCGCGCTGACGCTGCTGCTGACGCTCGGCTCGATCGGGCTGCTCGCGACGCGCGGGCTCAACCTCGGCGTCGATTTCGTCGGCGGGTTGACGATGGAGGTCGCCTTCCCGGTGGCACCGCCGCTCGACCGGCTGCGCGGCGAGGTTCGCGGCCTCGGCGTCGGCGATGTCTCGCTGCAGGAATTCGGCTCGCCGAAGAACATCCTGATCCGCCTGCCGCTGCCGCCGGGCGACCAGACCGCGGTGCAGAAGGTCGTCGCCAAGGTCCAGAGCGACCTCAAGGGCAAATACGGCAATGTCAGCTTCCGCCGCACCGAGTCGGTGAGCGGCAAGGTCAGCCAGGAGCTGATCCACAAGGGTGCGCTCGCGGTGCTGCTGTCGATGGCGGCGGTAGCGCTGTTCACCTGGTTCCGCTTCGAATGGCATTTCGGCGTCTCGACCGTCGTCGCGCTCGTCCACGACGTCACGGTGACGCTCGGTTTCTTCGCGCTGACACACCTCGAGTTCGACTTGAACGTCGTCGCCGCGATCCTGACGATCATCGGCTACAGCCTCAACGACAAGGTCGTGATCGATGACCGGATTCGCGAAAACCTGCGCAAGTACCGCCAGATGGACATCGGCCCGATCATCGACCTCAGCGTCAACGAGACGCTGCCGCGCACCGTGATGACGTCGCTGGCGATGATCACCGCGCTGACCGCGATGCTGCTGCTCGGCCCCGACGTGATCTTCGGGTTCACCGCAGCGATGCTGCTCGGGATCGTCGTCGGCACATATTCGTCGATCTTCGTCTCGTCGTCGCTGCTGATCGCGCTCGGCGTCAAGCCGAAGATCGAGCCGCTGGCGAAGAAGGCCGGCCCGTCGATCAACGTCGAGCGGGCACGCCGCTGA
- the yajC gene encoding preprotein translocase subunit YajC translates to MFSSPAYAQTAAASGLQGNLLLFLPYVAIFAIFYFLMIRPQQQRAKAHRAAIDAVKRGDEVVTGGGLIGRVTKVADTELEVEVATGVKLRVVKGTLSEVRTKPLPAAANDTKN, encoded by the coding sequence ATGTTCTCATCCCCGGCCTATGCCCAGACGGCAGCGGCCTCCGGCCTCCAGGGCAACCTGCTCCTGTTCCTGCCGTATGTGGCGATTTTCGCGATCTTCTACTTCCTGATGATCCGCCCGCAGCAGCAGCGCGCCAAGGCGCATCGCGCCGCGATCGACGCGGTCAAGCGCGGCGACGAGGTCGTCACCGGCGGCGGGCTGATCGGACGGGTGACCAAGGTCGCCGACACCGAGCTCGAGGTCGAGGTCGCGACCGGCGTCAAGCTGCGCGTCGTCAAGGGCACGCTGTCCGAAGTCCGGACCAAGCCGCTCCCCGCCGCCGCCAACGACACGAAGAACTAG
- a CDS encoding sensor histidine kinase: MTISDRNFQRLVLAAMASGLVLLLIAAGVVVLAAGERQRSTALVVHTYEVERALDKFSILTEQLETARRGYLLHHRQASLDTYRRTTAAIPHQLDRLESLTRDNASQQTRIVGLRAEAKLHLDSAQQTFARLADPNPAMQAMADFAVDSSFVSMVALRNMTSVMETEEKRLLAIRRAAQDKASSDLNIILGVVGFLILGIMGGASWIVLRYTADLNVAQEALRSVNSGLEDAVTARTVELSRANDEIQRFAYIVSHDLRSPLVNIMGFTAELEAAIGPLTGLADRVDHSAPDLMQSDAREALADLPEAIGFIRTSTNKMDRLINAILRLSREGRRTLAPARVDIAGLAESIRDSLQFRLNELKAEIAIAPAMPTIVTDRLALEQILSNLIENATKYLQPGRPGRIVVSARREGQRVIIDVTDNGRGVAIADHERIFELFRRSGVQDQPGEGLGLAHVRALSYRLGGVITCISDLGAGATFRLSLPHALKAELREESPA; the protein is encoded by the coding sequence GTGACGATTTCAGACCGAAATTTTCAACGGCTGGTCCTCGCGGCGATGGCGAGCGGTCTCGTGCTGTTGCTGATCGCTGCGGGCGTGGTCGTCCTTGCGGCCGGCGAACGGCAGCGCAGCACCGCGCTCGTCGTGCATACCTATGAGGTCGAGCGCGCGCTCGACAAGTTCAGCATCCTGACCGAACAGCTCGAAACAGCCCGGCGCGGATATCTGCTCCACCATCGCCAAGCGTCGCTCGACACGTATCGGCGGACGACCGCCGCGATCCCGCATCAACTCGATCGCCTGGAATCGCTGACCCGCGACAACGCCTCGCAGCAGACGCGGATCGTCGGCCTGCGCGCCGAGGCAAAGCTTCATCTCGATTCGGCGCAGCAGACCTTCGCACGGCTGGCCGACCCGAACCCGGCGATGCAGGCGATGGCCGATTTCGCCGTCGACAGCAGCTTCGTCTCGATGGTCGCGCTGCGCAACATGACGTCGGTGATGGAGACCGAGGAGAAGCGGCTGCTGGCCATCCGCCGGGCGGCGCAGGACAAGGCGTCGTCCGACCTTAATATCATCCTCGGCGTGGTCGGCTTTCTGATCCTCGGGATCATGGGCGGCGCGTCGTGGATCGTGCTGCGCTACACCGCCGACCTCAATGTCGCGCAGGAGGCGTTGCGCAGCGTCAATTCGGGGCTCGAAGACGCGGTGACCGCGCGCACGGTCGAACTCAGCCGCGCCAACGACGAGATTCAGCGCTTCGCCTATATCGTCAGCCACGACCTGCGGTCGCCGCTGGTCAACATCATGGGTTTCACCGCCGAGCTCGAGGCGGCGATCGGTCCGTTGACCGGGCTCGCCGACCGGGTCGACCACAGCGCTCCCGACCTGATGCAGAGCGATGCCCGCGAAGCGCTCGCCGACCTCCCCGAAGCGATCGGTTTCATCCGCACCTCGACCAACAAGATGGACCGGCTGATCAACGCGATCCTGCGGCTGTCGCGCGAGGGACGGCGGACGCTGGCCCCGGCACGGGTCGATATCGCCGGGCTTGCCGAGTCGATCCGCGACAGCCTCCAGTTCCGGCTCAACGAACTAAAGGCCGAGATCGCGATCGCCCCCGCAATGCCGACGATCGTTACCGACCGGCTCGCGCTCGAGCAAATCCTGTCGAACCTCATTGAAAACGCGACGAAATATCTTCAGCCGGGCCGTCCCGGGCGGATCGTCGTCAGCGCGCGGCGCGAAGGACAGCGTGTCATCATCGACGTCACCGACAACGGCCGCGGGGTCGCGATTGCCGACCATGAGCGGATTTTCGAGCTGTTCCGCCGCTCGGGGGTTCAGGACCAGCCCGGCGAAGGGCTCGGCCTCGCGCACGTTCGCGCCTTGTCGTATCGCCTGGGTGGCGTCATCACCTGTATCTCCGACCTTGGCGCTGGGGCGACCTTTCGGCTATCGCTGCCGCACGCGCTGAAGGCCGAACTGCGCGAGGAAAGTCCCGCATGA
- the secD gene encoding protein translocase subunit SecD, whose amino-acid sequence MLGFPNWKVWTILATLVLGVIFAIPNFIPAATLKSLPSFVPTGTLNLGLDLRGGSYMMLEAATDDVRKQKLDGLEETARTELAGADGGAVKYRDLGITGSAVALTVTDPTQLDRAVETLRKVTRPVGNLTGQRDVEVAVVDGNRVTMTPTDAGITSATNSAMEQAVEVIRRRIDELGTREPTIVRQGDNRIVVQVPGLQDPSALKALLGKTAKLEFKLVDTDADPAEVAAGHAPAGSQILPYADQPGTVAVKRRAMITGDQLVDSQVGQDDNGSPAVTFRFDSTGGRRFAKATQENVGKPFAIILDNKVISAPRINGAILGGSGIISGNYTTASANQFAILLRSGKLPVELKVVEERTVGPDLGADSIRAGSLAAGTAVIAVALLMIVTYGRFGVYSVIALILNMILIIGVMSVVGATLTLPGIAGLVLTIGAAVDANVLINERIREEQRKGRGVIASVEVGFRDATRTIWDANSLNIIVAIIMFMFGSGPIKGFAVVLSIGIATSVFTAVTVVRLMVSRWLTSARPKALTI is encoded by the coding sequence ATGCTCGGCTTTCCAAACTGGAAAGTGTGGACGATTCTGGCCACGCTGGTCCTCGGCGTGATCTTCGCGATCCCCAATTTCATCCCCGCGGCGACGCTCAAGTCGCTGCCGTCGTTCGTGCCCACGGGAACGCTCAATCTCGGCCTCGACCTGCGCGGCGGCAGCTACATGATGCTCGAAGCGGCGACCGACGACGTCCGCAAGCAGAAGCTCGACGGCCTCGAGGAAACTGCCCGTACCGAACTCGCTGGAGCCGACGGCGGCGCGGTCAAGTATCGCGACCTCGGCATCACCGGCAGCGCCGTCGCACTGACGGTGACCGACCCGACCCAGCTCGACCGTGCGGTCGAAACGCTGCGCAAGGTAACGCGCCCCGTCGGCAACCTCACCGGGCAGCGCGATGTCGAGGTCGCCGTCGTCGACGGCAACCGCGTGACGATGACGCCGACCGACGCCGGCATCACGTCGGCGACCAACAGCGCGATGGAGCAGGCGGTAGAAGTCATCCGCCGCCGGATCGACGAACTCGGCACCCGCGAGCCGACGATCGTCCGCCAGGGCGACAACCGCATCGTCGTCCAAGTCCCCGGCCTGCAGGACCCGTCGGCGCTTAAGGCGCTGCTCGGCAAGACCGCCAAGCTCGAATTCAAGCTCGTCGACACCGACGCCGACCCCGCCGAAGTCGCCGCGGGTCACGCCCCCGCCGGCAGCCAGATCCTGCCGTATGCCGACCAGCCGGGCACCGTCGCGGTCAAGCGCCGCGCGATGATCACCGGCGACCAGCTCGTCGACAGCCAGGTCGGGCAGGACGACAACGGCTCGCCCGCCGTCACCTTCCGCTTCGATTCGACCGGCGGCCGCCGCTTCGCCAAGGCGACGCAGGAGAATGTCGGCAAGCCGTTCGCGATCATCCTCGACAACAAGGTCATCTCCGCGCCACGGATCAATGGCGCGATCCTCGGCGGCTCGGGCATCATCTCGGGCAACTACACGACCGCGAGCGCGAACCAGTTCGCCATCCTGCTGCGGTCGGGCAAGCTGCCGGTCGAGCTGAAGGTCGTCGAGGAACGCACCGTCGGTCCCGACCTCGGTGCCGACTCGATCCGCGCCGGCAGCCTCGCTGCGGGCACCGCGGTGATCGCGGTCGCGCTGCTGATGATCGTCACCTACGGCCGCTTCGGCGTCTATTCGGTGATCGCGCTGATCCTCAACATGATCCTGATCATCGGCGTGATGTCGGTCGTCGGCGCGACGCTGACGCTGCCGGGGATCGCGGGCCTTGTCCTGACGATCGGCGCGGCGGTCGACGCCAACGTCCTGATCAACGAGCGCATCCGCGAGGAGCAGCGCAAGGGCCGGGGCGTCATCGCGAGCGTCGAGGTCGGCTTCCGCGACGCGACGCGGACGATCTGGGACGCGAACTCGCTCAACATCATCGTCGCGATCATCATGTTCATGTTCGGGTCGGGGCCGATCAAGGGCTTCGCGGTGGTGCTGTCGATCGGCATCGCCACGAGCGTCTTTACCGCCGTCACCGTCGTTCGTCTGATGGTCTCGCGCTGGCTGACGAGCGCCCGCCCGAAGGCGCTGACGATATGA